Proteins co-encoded in one Bradyrhizobium sp. 170 genomic window:
- the ggt gene encoding gamma-glutamyltransferase, translating to MTVFSIRWRRVAATFVLAFACGATAFAQERRFYSPPDLSTVRAISAEHGLVVAQERLAAQVGADILKQGGNAVDAAVATGFALAVTYPRAGNIGGGGFMVIHSAGRNEDVAIDYRETAPGAITRDIFLGPDGKPDADKSRNSALGIGVPGTVAGLAVALEKYGSGRFTLAQILKPAIELARDGFVVADDMADTLSDMYRRMGRWPNSAKAFSREDGTRLQEGDRLIQSDLAATLSAIAEQGPRGFYEGPVAERLAKAVRDAGGIMTVDDLKSYEAVIRSPVRGNYRGYDIVSMPLPSSGGTVLLQSLNILEGFAMVDMKQGSAPSLHVMIEAMKRAYADRARYLGDPAFVNAPVNVLITKDYAARQRAGIDLARATPAADVLAVSPREGSNTTHYSVVDASGNAVSNTYTLNFPYGVGLVAEGTGVLLNNELDDFTAAPGASNAFGLVGFEANLPGPGKRPLSSMSPTIVLKDGKPVLVTGSPGGSRIISAVLQVVVDVLDYRMDVAAAVAAPRVHHQWMPDEVRVERGFPDEVLADLRAKGHKVIEPLGQTSVNSIAVTPNGLLGAPDPRTRGAAAAGQ from the coding sequence ATGACAGTCTTTTCGATCCGGTGGCGCCGGGTAGCTGCCACATTCGTACTTGCGTTTGCCTGCGGGGCGACGGCCTTTGCGCAGGAGCGCCGCTTTTACTCGCCCCCCGATCTCTCCACCGTTCGCGCCATCTCGGCCGAGCATGGTCTGGTGGTGGCGCAGGAAAGGCTCGCCGCGCAAGTCGGCGCCGACATCCTCAAGCAGGGCGGCAACGCGGTCGATGCCGCGGTCGCAACCGGCTTTGCGCTTGCCGTCACCTACCCACGCGCCGGAAACATCGGCGGCGGCGGCTTCATGGTGATTCATTCTGCCGGCCGCAACGAAGATGTCGCCATCGATTATCGCGAGACCGCACCGGGTGCGATCACGCGCGATATTTTTCTGGGACCGGACGGCAAACCCGATGCCGACAAGTCGCGCAATTCCGCGCTTGGTATCGGCGTGCCCGGCACGGTAGCCGGGCTGGCAGTGGCGCTGGAGAAATACGGCTCTGGCCGCTTCACGCTGGCGCAAATCCTCAAGCCCGCCATCGAACTCGCGCGCGACGGTTTTGTGGTCGCCGACGACATGGCCGACACGCTGTCGGACATGTACCGCCGGATGGGGCGCTGGCCGAATTCGGCGAAGGCGTTCTCCCGTGAGGACGGCACGCGGCTGCAAGAGGGCGACCGGTTGATCCAGTCCGATCTCGCCGCAACGCTCTCGGCGATTGCCGAACAGGGGCCGCGCGGATTTTATGAGGGGCCGGTCGCCGAACGGCTGGCAAAGGCCGTCCGCGATGCCGGTGGCATCATGACAGTGGACGATCTCAAATCCTATGAGGCGGTGATCCGCAGCCCGGTGCGCGGCAACTACCGTGGCTACGACATTGTCTCGATGCCACTGCCCTCCTCCGGCGGCACGGTTTTGCTGCAGTCGCTGAACATTCTCGAAGGATTTGCGATGGTCGACATGAAGCAGGGCTCCGCGCCTTCGCTGCATGTCATGATCGAGGCCATGAAGCGCGCCTACGCCGACCGCGCGCGCTATCTCGGCGATCCCGCCTTCGTCAACGCACCTGTCAATGTGCTGATCACCAAGGATTACGCGGCCCGGCAACGCGCCGGCATCGACCTTGCGCGCGCAACGCCGGCGGCCGATGTGCTGGCAGTGAGCCCGCGCGAGGGCAGCAACACCACGCACTATTCGGTCGTCGATGCCAGCGGCAACGCGGTCAGCAACACCTACACGCTGAATTTTCCCTATGGCGTCGGCCTGGTCGCCGAGGGTACCGGCGTGCTGCTCAACAATGAGCTCGACGATTTCACCGCGGCACCCGGCGCATCGAACGCCTTCGGCCTGGTCGGTTTCGAAGCCAATCTGCCCGGCCCGGGAAAGCGGCCATTATCGTCGATGTCGCCGACGATCGTGCTGAAGGACGGCAAGCCGGTGCTGGTCACGGGCTCGCCGGGTGGCAGCCGTATCATCTCGGCGGTGCTGCAGGTCGTGGTCGACGTGCTCGACTACAGGATGGATGTCGCCGCCGCCGTGGCGGCCCCGCGGGTCCATCATCAATGGATGCCCGATGAAGTGCGTGTGGAACGTGGCTTTCCCGACGAGGTATTGGCCGATCTGAGGGCGAAAGGCCACAAGGTGATCGAGCCGCTCGGCCAGACTTCCGTCAATTCGATCGCCGTCACGCCGAACGGCCTGCTCGGCGCCCCCGATCCGCGCACAAGGGGTGCGGCGGCGGCGGGACAATGA
- a CDS encoding MFS transporter, with protein sequence MTVIASEAAGAEMPREYPRRAAVISWIFFDWAAQPYFTLITTFVFAPYFAGFVAPDPAQGQALWGFATAAAGLMIALLSPVLGAIADASGRRKPWIAGFGLLLVIGASLMWFGKPGDPSVIPPLLLAYAIASVGVEFATVFNNAMMPTLVPPDRIGRLSGTGWATGYIGGILSLILVLGFLAANPDTGRTLFGLAPLFGLDPVSHQGDRIAGPLTGIWFVIFVLPMFLFTPDYPAKRPIRAALREGLSGLKRTLGELPKQKSLATFLLANMIYTDGLVSLFAFGGIYAAGTFGWHTIQIGSFGILLAIAGTFGAWLGGRLDDKFGPKRVIAGSLLILLFALGAILLVDKDSILFVKVAPPAPGGALFSGAAERAYLVLGCLIGAAGGPLQAASRSLLIRLAPKDRIAQYFGLFALTGKVTSFIGPLLIGVITAYTASQKAGMALLVVFFVAGLALLTQVRENS encoded by the coding sequence ATGACGGTGATCGCTTCCGAGGCAGCCGGCGCCGAAATGCCGCGGGAATACCCGCGCCGCGCCGCCGTCATCAGCTGGATCTTCTTCGATTGGGCCGCGCAGCCTTATTTCACGCTGATCACCACTTTTGTATTTGCGCCCTATTTCGCGGGCTTCGTCGCGCCGGATCCGGCGCAGGGGCAGGCGCTGTGGGGATTTGCCACCGCGGCCGCCGGCCTGATGATCGCGCTGCTGTCGCCGGTGCTGGGTGCGATTGCGGATGCCAGCGGTCGCCGCAAGCCGTGGATTGCCGGCTTCGGCTTGCTTTTGGTGATCGGCGCTTCGCTGATGTGGTTCGGAAAGCCTGGCGATCCGAGCGTCATTCCGCCGCTGTTGCTCGCCTATGCGATCGCAAGCGTCGGCGTCGAATTCGCCACCGTCTTCAATAATGCGATGATGCCGACGCTGGTGCCGCCGGATCGGATCGGGCGGTTGTCCGGCACCGGATGGGCGACCGGCTATATCGGCGGCATCCTCAGCCTCATCCTGGTGCTCGGCTTTCTGGCCGCCAACCCCGACACCGGGCGTACGCTTTTCGGCCTGGCGCCGTTGTTCGGTCTCGACCCGGTCAGCCATCAGGGCGATCGGATCGCCGGTCCTCTGACCGGCATCTGGTTCGTCATTTTCGTGCTGCCGATGTTCCTGTTCACGCCGGATTATCCGGCAAAGCGTCCGATCCGTGCGGCCTTGCGCGAAGGATTGAGCGGGCTGAAGCGGACGCTCGGCGAATTGCCGAAGCAGAAATCGCTGGCGACATTCCTGCTCGCCAACATGATCTATACCGACGGGCTGGTGTCGCTGTTCGCGTTCGGCGGCATCTATGCCGCCGGCACTTTTGGCTGGCATACGATCCAGATCGGAAGTTTTGGAATTCTGCTGGCCATCGCCGGTACGTTCGGGGCGTGGCTCGGCGGCAGGCTCGACGACAAATTCGGACCCAAGCGCGTCATCGCCGGCAGCTTGCTGATCCTTCTGTTCGCGCTCGGTGCGATTCTGCTGGTCGACAAGGACTCGATCCTGTTCGTGAAGGTCGCACCACCCGCACCCGGCGGGGCATTGTTCTCCGGCGCCGCCGAGCGCGCGTATCTCGTGCTCGGATGCCTGATCGGCGCCGCCGGCGGACCGCTGCAGGCGGCGTCGCGCTCGCTCCTGATACGTCTCGCGCCGAAGGATCGCATCGCGCAGTATTTTGGATTGTTCGCACTGACCGGAAAAGTGACGTCGTTCATCGGCCCGCTGCTGATCGGCGTGATCACGGCATATACCGCGAGCCAGAAGGCCGGCATGGCGCTGCTGGTGGTGTTTTTTGTTGCAGGGCTCGCGCTGCTGACGCAAGTGAGGGAGAATTCGTAG
- the purH gene encoding bifunctional phosphoribosylaminoimidazolecarboxamide formyltransferase/IMP cyclohydrolase produces MTDHPRRVTRALLSVSDKTGLIEFAKALAGHGVELVSTGGTAKAIAAAGLQVKDVSDLTGFPEMMDGRVKTLHPKVHGGLLAIRDNKEHADAMKAHGIAPIDLLVVNLYPFEETVDKGAGYEDCIENIDIGGPAMIRAAAKNHDDVAVVVEAQDYQAVLDELAANQGATTLALRRRLAAKAYARTAAYDAAISNWFALQLKDDAPDFRAFGGRLIQSLRYGENPHQTAAFYRTPDKRPGVATARQLQGKELSYNNINDTDAAYECIGEFDPARTAACVIVKHANPCGVAEGPDLVSAYRKAFACDTQSPYGGIIAVNRTLDAEAARVITEILTEVIIAPDATEEAIAIIAKRKNLRLLLAGSLPDPRAMGLTAKTVAGGLLVQSRDNAVVDDLTLKTVTKRAPTDAELRDLKFAFRVAKHVKSNTIIYAKDLATVGIGAGQMSRVDSARIAARKALDAAADAKLAEPLTKGSVVASDAFFPFADGMLACIEAGATAVIQPGGSIRDEEVIKAADDHGIAMVFTGVRHFRH; encoded by the coding sequence ATGACCGACCATCCGCGCCGTGTAACCCGCGCCCTGTTGTCCGTTTCCGACAAGACCGGCCTGATCGAATTTGCCAAGGCGCTGGCCGGCCACGGCGTCGAGCTCGTCTCCACGGGCGGCACCGCGAAGGCGATCGCGGCGGCCGGACTGCAGGTGAAGGACGTATCCGACCTCACCGGCTTTCCCGAAATGATGGACGGCCGGGTCAAGACGCTACATCCGAAAGTGCATGGCGGCCTGCTCGCGATCCGCGACAACAAGGAACATGCCGATGCGATGAAGGCGCATGGCATCGCGCCGATCGACCTGCTCGTGGTCAACCTCTACCCGTTCGAGGAAACCGTCGACAAAGGCGCCGGCTACGAAGACTGCATCGAGAATATCGACATCGGTGGTCCCGCGATGATCCGCGCGGCCGCGAAGAACCATGATGATGTCGCCGTCGTCGTCGAGGCGCAGGACTATCAGGCCGTGCTCGACGAGCTTGCCGCCAACCAGGGCGCGACTACGCTTGCGCTGCGCCGCCGCCTTGCCGCAAAAGCCTATGCGCGCACCGCCGCCTATGACGCCGCGATCTCGAACTGGTTCGCGCTTCAGCTCAAGGACGACGCGCCGGATTTCCGCGCCTTTGGTGGCCGGCTGATCCAGTCGCTGCGCTATGGCGAGAACCCGCATCAGACCGCCGCGTTCTATCGCACACCCGACAAGCGTCCCGGCGTCGCCACCGCGCGGCAGTTGCAGGGCAAGGAGCTGTCCTACAACAACATCAACGATACCGACGCCGCTTATGAGTGCATCGGCGAGTTCGACCCGGCGCGCACCGCCGCCTGCGTCATCGTCAAGCATGCCAATCCCTGCGGCGTCGCCGAGGGGCCCGATCTGGTCAGCGCCTATCGCAAGGCGTTCGCCTGCGATACGCAGTCACCCTATGGCGGTATCATCGCCGTCAATCGGACGCTCGATGCCGAAGCCGCCCGCGTCATCACGGAAATCCTGACCGAAGTGATCATCGCGCCCGATGCGACGGAAGAAGCCATCGCGATCATCGCGAAGCGGAAGAATCTCCGGCTTCTCCTGGCCGGCAGCCTGCCCGACCCCCGCGCGATGGGATTGACCGCGAAAACCGTTGCCGGCGGCCTGCTGGTGCAGAGCCGTGACAACGCTGTCGTCGATGACCTCACGCTGAAGACGGTGACCAAGCGTGCGCCGACCGACGCCGAGCTGCGCGACCTCAAATTCGCATTCCGCGTCGCCAAGCACGTCAAGTCGAACACCATCATCTATGCCAAGGATCTCGCCACCGTCGGCATCGGCGCCGGCCAGATGAGCCGGGTCGATTCCGCACGCATCGCCGCCCGCAAGGCGCTGGATGCCGCGGCCGATGCAAAACTCGCCGAGCCGCTGACCAAGGGCTCCGTCGTCGCTTCCGACGCGTTCTTCCCGTTCGCCGACGGCATGCTGGCCTGCATCGAAGCCGGCGCCACCGCGGTGATCCAGCCGGGCGGCTCGATCCGCGACGAAGAAGTCATCAAGGCCGCCGACGACCACGGCATCGCCATGGTGTTCACCGGCGTGCGGCATTTCAGGCATTGA
- a CDS encoding HigA family addiction module antitoxin, whose protein sequence is MVYAAKRSKNRCPTHPGALLRDDIIPATGRTKAEIAGLLGISRQHLYDILGERKPVSPAIAVRLGKLFGDGAGIWTRMQGAYDTWHAERTEDVSRIPTIKARAA, encoded by the coding sequence ATGGTCTATGCAGCCAAGCGCAGCAAGAACCGCTGCCCCACCCATCCCGGTGCGCTACTTCGCGATGATATTATTCCGGCGACCGGCCGGACCAAGGCCGAGATCGCCGGCCTGCTCGGAATTTCGCGCCAGCACCTTTACGACATCCTGGGGGAACGAAAGCCGGTATCTCCCGCCATCGCGGTGCGCCTCGGCAAGCTTTTCGGCGACGGCGCGGGAATCTGGACCAGGATGCAGGGTGCCTACGATACGTGGCACGCGGAACGAACCGAGGATGTCAGTCGCATTCCTACCATCAAGGCTCGAGCCGCCTGA
- a CDS encoding type II toxin-antitoxin system RelE/ParE family toxin: MIRTFKSKALSELWTKGRSSKIDAKMQKRIFARLDRLDVAARAEEMNIPGFDFHALHGFNPKRYSVHVNGPWCITFEFEDGDACRVDFEQYH, translated from the coding sequence GTGATAAGAACCTTCAAGAGCAAGGCCCTTTCGGAGTTGTGGACCAAGGGCAGGAGTTCGAAGATTGATGCGAAAATGCAGAAGCGTATTTTCGCAAGGCTGGACCGTCTCGACGTCGCCGCCCGCGCCGAGGAAATGAATATCCCCGGCTTCGACTTTCACGCTTTGCACGGCTTTAACCCGAAACGCTATTCGGTCCACGTTAATGGACCATGGTGCATCACGTTCGAATTCGAAGATGGCGACGCCTGCCGAGTCGATTTCGAGCAATATCACTAA